The genomic segment GCCGACGAACCGGCCCCCGAGGAAGCCGCGTTCGGCGGCGACCGGACCACACCCGTGCACGTCTACGGCCACCAGGTCGTCGTCGGACCGTCCCCCCGGACCGGACAGGCGGCCGCCCCGTGCCCGACCTGCCTGGCCAGGCGCTGGCAGGCGGTGCGTCCCGCCGCGCTGCGCGACGCCCTCGAACTCGGCTCCGGCACCCGCGCGGCGGGGGAGTGGCCCTTCGTGACGGCGTTCGCGGCCGACGCCGTCGCCGCGCTGACCGCCGCCCACCGCGAGCGGGCGGAGAGTACGGACACCGGCCTGTTCGCGTCCGTCCATCTGCTCGACCTGGAGACCCTGCGGGTCAACCGGGCGGCGCTGATCCCCGACGCCGAGTGCCCGCGCTGCGACCGCCGCACCGACGACACGGCCGAGGACGCGCGCATCGTCCTGCGCAGCGCCCCGAAGGAGGACCCGGCCGGGTTCCGCCGCCAAGGGATCGACGCGTACGACCTGCCGCTCGAAGCCTTCGTCAACCCGGTGGCCGGAATGCTGGGGCCCTCCGTCGCCCCCGATCTCACCTCGGCGTCGACCGCCTCGACGGTGGGGGCCTTCACCCTGCGGTCCGGCGTGTATCTGCGGGAGTCCTACTGGGGCGGCCACACGGACAGTTACGCGCGCAGCGTCCGGGTCGGCGTGCTGGAGGGCATGGAGCGGTTCGCCGGGATGCGGGCCCGCGGCAAGCGCACCACCGTCGTCGCGTCACTGGCGGAACTCGGAGCGGACGCCCTCGACCCCCGCACCTGCGGCCTCTACTCCGACGCCTTCCACCGCGCGCAGGAGACCGTCCGGCCGTTCTCGCCGCAGCGGCGGATCCCCTGGGTGTGGGGGTACTCGCTGCGCGACCACGGGCCGTTGCTCGTCCCCGAGGTGCTCGCCTACTACCACGCACCGGGCGGCGTACAGAACCGCTTCGTGCAGGAGAGCTCCAACGGCTGCGCCTCGGGAGGCTGTCTGGAGGAGGCGGTGTACTTCGGCCTGATGGAGGCCGTCGAGCGGGACGCCTTCCTGATCGCCTGGTACGGGCAGG from the Streptomyces sp. RKAG293 genome contains:
- a CDS encoding TOMM precursor leader peptide-binding protein; amino-acid sequence: MRSEPPVRAAESVPPDPPQEVGPGAPAGTGGHALEGPLARSLRGHPGLDGHVRVIALGVRDELADEPAPEEAAFGGDRTTPVHVYGHQVVVGPSPRTGQAAAPCPTCLARRWQAVRPAALRDALELGSGTRAAGEWPFVTAFAADAVAALTAAHRERAESTDTGLFASVHLLDLETLRVNRAALIPDAECPRCDRRTDDTAEDARIVLRSAPKEDPAGFRRQGIDAYDLPLEAFVNPVAGMLGPSVAPDLTSASTASTVGAFTLRSGVYLRESYWGGHTDSYARSVRVGVLEGMERFAGMRARGKRTTVVASLAELGADALDPRTCGLYSDAFHRAQETVRPFSPQRRIPWVWGYSLRDHGPLLVPEVLAYYHAPGGVQNRFVQESSNGCASGGCLEEAVYFGLMEAVERDAFLIAWYGQVPLPEIDPATSTRPGTRQMADRLAMYGYRARFFDTRITFPIPVVTAVAQRVDGGPGTLCFGAGASWDPEAALSAGLCEIATDAVKVRRRTERDHDRLSAMAADFDKVLVLHDHPLVYGLPEMARHAAFLLDEEDGTGRPPPRGVADLATGRPPAADLRDDLDAAVEAVTGKGFDVVVVDQTMPEQRDLGLHTVSVMVPGLLPIDFGWQRQRALHMPRLRTALRESGRLDRDLHPADLNPAPHPFP